In Candidatus Equadaptatus faecalis, a single window of DNA contains:
- the rpsH gene encoding 30S ribosomal protein S8 yields MYITDPVADMLTRIRNANVVYLETVDMPLSKMRLEVARILKEEGYIRTYKTVNDPKQKMALLRVTMNYGPAKERVIQGLRRISKPGRRIYVGKEDLPKVMGGLGIAMISTSAGLMTDAEARKRGLGGEVVCFVW; encoded by the coding sequence ATGTATATTACAGATCCTGTCGCGGATATGCTTACACGCATCAGAAACGCAAACGTCGTCTATCTTGAAACAGTCGACATGCCGCTCAGCAAAATGCGTCTTGAGGTTGCACGCATCCTCAAAGAAGAAGGCTACATCCGCACTTACAAGACAGTAAACGACCCTAAACAGAAAATGGCGCTTCTCAGAGTTACCATGAACTACGGTCCGGCAAAAGAACGCGTTATCCAGGGACTTCGCCGTATAAGCAAACCCGGACGCCGCATCTATGTCGGTAAGGAAGACCTCCCGAAAGTTATGGGCGGACTCGGAATAGCCATGATTTCAACGTCAGCCGGACTTATGACCGACGCTGAAGCCCGCAAACGCGGACTCGGCGGTGAAGTCGTATGCTTCGTGTGGTAG
- a CDS encoding type Z 30S ribosomal protein S14 translates to MARKSLINKSKLEPKFKVRKHNRCPLCGRIHGYMRKFDMCRCCFRKLAREGKIPGVVKSSW, encoded by the coding sequence ATGGCAAGAAAAAGTCTTATCAACAAATCAAAGCTTGAACCTAAGTTCAAAGTAAGAAAACACAACCGCTGCCCGCTCTGCGGACGTATCCACGGATACATGCGGAAATTCGATATGTGCCGCTGCTGTTTCAGAAAACTTGCACGCGAGGGAAAAATCCCCGGCGTCGTCAAGTCAAGCTGGTAG
- the rplE gene encoding 50S ribosomal protein L5 translates to MTPRLLTKYTEEVAPRLKEQFEFKNVMQIPRMEKIVINIGVNEAKLDTKYMDASINELTIITGQKPMLKRAKKSIAGFKLREGQPVGCCVTLRGAKMWEFLDRLINIALPRIKDFQGVSKKGFDGRGNYNLGLKEQLLFPEIDFDKVIRQRGMNISFVTTAKADEEAQALLKELGMPFAH, encoded by the coding sequence ATGACTCCGCGTCTTTTAACAAAATATACTGAAGAAGTCGCTCCCCGCCTCAAGGAACAGTTTGAATTCAAAAACGTGATGCAGATTCCGCGTATGGAGAAAATTGTCATCAACATCGGCGTCAATGAGGCAAAGCTTGATACGAAATACATGGATGCCTCCATTAACGAGCTGACAATAATCACGGGCCAGAAGCCTATGCTCAAACGCGCCAAAAAATCCATCGCAGGCTTTAAGCTTCGCGAAGGACAGCCTGTCGGCTGCTGCGTTACGCTCAGAGGCGCCAAAATGTGGGAATTCCTTGATCGTCTTATCAACATAGCACTTCCGCGTATCAAAGACTTCCAGGGTGTTTCAAAGAAAGGTTTTGACGGCAGAGGCAACTATAACCTTGGTCTGAAAGAACAGCTTCTTTTCCCTGAAATAGACTTTGACAAAGTCATTCGTCAGCGCGGAATGAATATTTCGTTTGTTACGACGGCGAAAGCGGACGAAGAAGCTCAGGCTCTCCTTAAAGAGCTCGGCATGCCGTTCGCCCACTAA
- the rplX gene encoding 50S ribosomal protein L24, which produces MSRMGIRKDDRVKVISGKDAGKEGKVLRRNVEKDTLIIENINMVTKSVRPSQKDPRGGLIKKEAAVRACKVMLVCPSCGKATRIAHAYLDNGDKVRVCKKCGEIIDKI; this is translated from the coding sequence ATGTCCAGAATGGGAATCAGAAAAGATGACCGTGTCAAAGTTATTTCCGGCAAGGACGCCGGAAAAGAAGGCAAAGTCCTCCGCAGAAATGTAGAGAAAGATACGCTTATTATCGAAAACATTAACATGGTCACAAAAAGCGTTCGTCCGAGTCAGAAAGACCCGCGCGGCGGACTCATCAAAAAAGAAGCAGCTGTCCGCGCCTGCAAGGTAATGCTTGTCTGCCCGTCATGCGGCAAAGCTACGCGCATTGCCCATGCGTATCTCGACAACGGCGACAAAGTCCGCGTTTGTAAAAAATGCGGCGAGATTATCGATAAGATATAG
- the rplN gene encoding 50S ribosomal protein L14, with translation MIQLRTVLNVADNSGARKLLCIQVKGGSFRKVGTIGDVIVAAVREATPNGSIKKGDVVKAVIVRTKKEIRRKDGSYVRFDDNAAVVIDANGDPKGTRIFGPVARELREKKYMRIVSLAPEVV, from the coding sequence ATGATACAGCTGCGTACAGTACTTAACGTAGCCGATAACAGCGGTGCAAGAAAGCTCCTCTGCATCCAGGTTAAAGGCGGCAGTTTCCGCAAAGTCGGAACAATCGGTGACGTCATAGTGGCAGCCGTACGCGAGGCAACTCCGAACGGCTCAATCAAAAAAGGCGACGTAGTCAAAGCCGTTATCGTCAGAACGAAAAAAGAAATCCGCCGCAAAGACGGTTCCTACGTACGTTTTGACGACAACGCGGCAGTCGTGATCGATGCCAACGGAGATCCGAAAGGAACGCGTATTTTTGGTCCCGTAGCAAGGGAACTCCGTGAAAAGAAATACATGCGCATCGTATCGCTTGCGCCTGAAGTTGTGTAG
- the rpsQ gene encoding 30S ribosomal protein S17, which yields MAEEVKYRKARVGIVVSDKMEKSIVVRVDRMAKHELYGKPVLRSKKFMAHDENNECRIGDRVQIEETRPLSARKHWEVTKIIEKAPILGGEEE from the coding sequence ATGGCAGAAGAAGTCAAATATCGCAAGGCTCGCGTAGGCATAGTCGTCAGCGACAAGATGGAAAAATCCATCGTCGTCCGCGTTGACCGCATGGCCAAACACGAACTCTACGGTAAACCGGTTCTCCGGTCCAAAAAGTTTATGGCTCACGACGAGAACAATGAATGCCGCATAGGCGACAGAGTTCAGATCGAAGAAACACGTCCTCTCAGCGCAAGAAAACACTGGGAAGTCACAAAGATTATCGAAAAAGCGCCTATCCTTGGCGGTGAGGAGGAGTAA
- the rpmC gene encoding 50S ribosomal protein L29 — protein MDPKELRDLSISELKDKNKQFKQELFNLRFQNAIGQLSNVGRIKEVKKSIARVLTIITEKEMEARR, from the coding sequence ATGGATCCCAAAGAATTACGAGATCTCAGCATATCTGAGCTGAAAGACAAAAACAAACAGTTCAAACAGGAGTTGTTCAACCTCCGTTTCCAGAATGCAATCGGACAGCTGAGCAACGTAGGACGTATTAAAGAAGTCAAGAAATCCATTGCCCGTGTGCTTACAATCATCACGGAAAAAGAAATGGAAGCAAGGAGGTAA
- the rplP gene encoding 50S ribosomal protein L16, producing MLQPTRVKFRKPHLTPLRGYAKGANKVDFGDFGLQACENGWITARQIEAVRVALSRKMKKGGKIWIRIFPDRPVTQKPLETRMGKGKGNVEYWTAAVKRGRVMFEIAGVPLEIAEEAFRTAAFKLPIKVKLITREGAGE from the coding sequence ATGTTACAGCCGACGAGAGTTAAGTTCCGCAAGCCTCATCTGACGCCGCTCCGTGGTTATGCCAAAGGAGCAAACAAGGTTGACTTTGGTGACTTCGGTCTTCAGGCCTGCGAAAACGGATGGATCACAGCCCGCCAGATAGAGGCAGTCCGTGTCGCGCTCAGCCGTAAAATGAAGAAAGGCGGTAAAATCTGGATAAGAATTTTCCCTGACCGCCCTGTCACGCAGAAGCCGCTTGAAACACGAATGGGAAAAGGTAAAGGTAACGTCGAATATTGGACAGCAGCAGTCAAACGCGGCCGTGTAATGTTCGAAATCGCCGGAGTACCTCTGGAAATCGCTGAAGAAGCGTTCCGCACAGCCGCCTTCAAGCTGCCGATCAAGGTCAAATTGATTACCCGAGAGGGAGCAGGTGAATAG
- the rpsC gene encoding 30S ribosomal protein S3, protein MGQKVHPVGYRLGVIYDWESRWFADKKKYAKFLHEDLELREWIKKRWAAAGVSRVDIERIGNVMRFTVSTARPGVVIGKHGAEIQIVREELQKKTGNRVMINIQEMKNPDIEAQVVAEGVASSLERRISFRRAMKQSIFRAMKSGAKGIKVQCAGRLGGAEIARTEWYLEGQLPLSTLRADIDYGFAEARTVYGIIGIKTWIYKGEVMQRKPIEVEAVKAPKERG, encoded by the coding sequence GTGGGTCAGAAAGTTCACCCGGTAGGTTACAGACTTGGCGTTATCTACGACTGGGAATCACGCTGGTTCGCCGATAAGAAAAAATATGCCAAATTCCTCCACGAGGACCTCGAGCTCAGAGAATGGATCAAAAAACGCTGGGCAGCAGCAGGAGTCAGCCGCGTGGATATCGAGCGTATCGGAAACGTAATGCGTTTTACAGTTTCGACCGCCCGGCCTGGTGTCGTAATCGGCAAACATGGTGCAGAAATTCAGATAGTTCGCGAAGAACTGCAGAAAAAGACCGGAAACCGGGTCATGATCAACATTCAGGAAATGAAGAACCCTGATATAGAGGCACAGGTTGTTGCCGAAGGCGTTGCTTCATCACTCGAGCGTCGTATAAGCTTCAGACGCGCAATGAAACAGTCAATATTCCGTGCCATGAAATCAGGCGCAAAAGGAATTAAAGTCCAGTGCGCAGGCCGCCTCGGCGGTGCTGAAATCGCACGTACGGAATGGTACCTTGAAGGTCAGCTCCCGCTTTCAACACTCAGAGCGGACATTGACTATGGTTTCGCAGAAGCACGCACAGTCTACGGAATTATCGGTATCAAAACTTGGATTTACAAAGGTGAAGTAATGCAGCGCAAACCCATAGAGGTTGAAGCTGTCAAAGCTCCGAAAGAAAGGGGATAA
- the rplV gene encoding 50S ribosomal protein L22 — translation MDAKAKAVGLRVPATKVRRVIALVRGKKAADALTILKFTPNKGARFAEKVLKSAVANAEHNFGLDIDKLYVKEITADQGTYMKRFRPVAQGRAHTYRHHTCHITVTVAEK, via the coding sequence ATGGACGCGAAAGCAAAAGCAGTTGGACTTAGAGTTCCCGCAACGAAGGTTCGCCGCGTTATCGCCCTCGTAAGAGGCAAAAAAGCGGCAGATGCCCTCACGATACTTAAGTTCACACCCAACAAAGGCGCACGTTTTGCCGAAAAAGTTCTCAAAAGCGCAGTTGCCAATGCAGAACACAATTTCGGACTTGACATCGATAAACTCTATGTCAAAGAAATAACGGCAGATCAGGGAACATACATGAAGCGCTTCCGCCCTGTTGCACAGGGACGCGCTCATACGTACAGACATCACACCTGTCACATCACGGTGACAGTTGCTGAGAAATAA
- the rpsS gene encoding 30S ribosomal protein S19, translating to MSRSIKKGPYVDAKLLRRVEDMNESGKKTVIKSWARSSSITPEMVGHTIAIHNGRIHVPVYVSDNMIGHKLGEFAPTRKFGGHAGQERSSKVK from the coding sequence ATGTCTCGTTCAATTAAAAAAGGACCCTATGTAGATGCGAAACTTCTTCGCAGGGTTGAAGACATGAACGAATCGGGCAAGAAGACAGTTATCAAAAGCTGGGCCCGCAGTTCAAGCATAACGCCTGAAATGGTCGGACATACAATCGCAATTCATAACGGACGCATCCACGTTCCTGTTTATGTCAGCGACAACATGATCGGTCACAAACTTGGGGAATTTGCACCTACGCGTAAGTTCGGCGGACACGCCGGACAGGAACGTTCCTCCAAAGTGAAATAG
- the rplB gene encoding 50S ribosomal protein L2, with protein MGIKKFKPTTPARRQMALPDYSEVTKAKPERSLVTALKQSGGRNSNGRVTSRHLGGHGRVKYRIIDFKRDKTGVPGTIVSIEYDPNRSARIALVSYLDGEKRYILAPVGLGVGDKIYAGDDSDIRPGNALKLKAIPVGTVIHNIELEPGRGGVLARSAGTSAQLMAKEGKYAYVRMPSGELRLVLLECMATVGQIGNEEHENVVSGKAGRTRWLGIRPHIRGMIQNPVDHPMGGGEGKSKSHKHPVSPWGTPAKGYRTRKRKASDKFIVRRRKK; from the coding sequence ATGGGAATCAAGAAATTTAAACCCACTACACCCGCCCGTCGCCAGATGGCTCTGCCTGATTATTCAGAAGTTACAAAGGCAAAGCCGGAACGCAGCCTTGTCACGGCACTGAAACAGTCTGGAGGCCGTAACAGCAACGGACGCGTAACATCACGCCACCTTGGCGGACACGGCAGAGTAAAATATCGCATTATCGACTTCAAGCGCGACAAAACCGGAGTACCGGGAACAATCGTTTCAATCGAATACGATCCGAACCGTTCAGCCCGTATCGCACTTGTTTCCTACCTCGATGGTGAAAAACGTTACATTCTTGCGCCGGTAGGTCTTGGCGTCGGCGACAAAATATATGCCGGAGACGATTCCGACATCCGTCCGGGCAATGCTCTCAAACTGAAAGCAATTCCCGTCGGTACCGTTATTCACAACATCGAACTTGAACCGGGACGCGGCGGGGTGCTTGCACGTTCAGCCGGTACGTCGGCACAGCTCATGGCAAAAGAAGGAAAATACGCATACGTTCGTATGCCGAGCGGAGAACTCCGTCTTGTCCTTCTCGAATGCATGGCGACAGTCGGCCAAATCGGCAACGAAGAGCATGAAAACGTTGTGTCAGGCAAAGCAGGAAGAACCCGCTGGCTCGGAATCAGACCCCATATCCGCGGTATGATTCAGAACCCGGTTGACCACCCGATGGGCGGTGGTGAAGGCAAGAGTAAATCTCACAAGCACCCTGTTTCACCGTGGGGTACGCCTGCCAAGGGTTACCGTACGCGCAAGCGCAAAGCTTCGGACAAATTTATCGTCCGCCGTCGCAAGAAGTAA
- the rplW gene encoding 50S ribosomal protein L23, which translates to MNAAAYDIIVRPIITERTSALMELGQYTFEVLPKANKIEIRKAVEEVFNVKVVRVNTIQVRSKPKRMGAFMGRSRSWKKAIVTLAEGEKIAFFEGASA; encoded by the coding sequence ATGAACGCAGCAGCATACGATATCATCGTTCGTCCGATTATCACAGAAAGAACGAGCGCGCTTATGGAACTCGGACAGTACACGTTTGAAGTTCTTCCCAAAGCCAACAAGATAGAAATCCGCAAGGCCGTCGAAGAAGTTTTCAACGTCAAGGTTGTAAGAGTGAACACGATTCAGGTTCGTTCGAAACCGAAACGCATGGGTGCTTTTATGGGCCGTTCACGTTCTTGGAAGAAAGCAATCGTAACGCTTGCAGAAGGCGAAAAGATTGCATTCTTTGAAGGCGCAAGCGCGTAG
- the rplD gene encoding 50S ribosomal protein L4, with protein sequence MPVVKEVNFKGEVIGDYTLSDAVFGAPVHVPAMHQVVVAHLANCRQGTHNTKDRGDVRGGGKKPWRQKHTGHARSGSNRSPIWVGGGVAHGPHPRDYHQKVNKKVRRLALCSALTLKVQEEKMLVLEKFDVEAPKTKTMVAFLAAVNAERKPLFVTHETNIAASRSAANIPGAQVLHVDSINVYDLLNHEQLIATPEAVKKLEEVFG encoded by the coding sequence ATGCCTGTAGTAAAAGAAGTGAACTTCAAAGGCGAAGTAATCGGCGATTATACACTGTCTGATGCAGTCTTCGGTGCCCCCGTACACGTTCCTGCAATGCACCAGGTTGTAGTCGCACATCTTGCCAACTGCCGTCAGGGTACGCACAATACCAAAGATCGCGGAGATGTCCGCGGCGGCGGAAAGAAACCTTGGAGACAGAAACACACCGGACATGCGCGTTCCGGAAGCAACCGTTCACCGATCTGGGTCGGCGGCGGAGTTGCGCACGGACCGCATCCGAGAGATTATCATCAGAAGGTCAACAAGAAAGTTCGCCGTCTTGCACTTTGCAGCGCACTTACGCTGAAAGTTCAGGAAGAAAAAATGCTTGTTCTTGAAAAATTCGACGTTGAAGCACCGAAGACAAAGACAATGGTCGCTTTCCTCGCAGCCGTAAACGCCGAGAGAAAACCGCTCTTCGTAACACACGAAACGAACATTGCGGCATCAAGATCAGCAGCGAACATTCCGGGCGCACAGGTTCTTCATGTTGACAGTATCAACGTCTATGACCTTCTTAATCATGAGCAGCTTATCGCGACACCTGAAGCGGTTAAGAAGCTCGAGGAGGTGTTCGGCTAA
- the rplC gene encoding 50S ribosomal protein L3, translating into MSMGILGRKVGMTQVFDEEGKAVPVTVIEAGPCSVVEIRTPEKNGYSAVQLGFGEVKDSKVSKPAKGSFEKQNVAPKRWLREFRVDNSADYQVGQEITVSLFQNGEVVDATGVSKGKGYQGVMKRHGFGGIPQSHGQSVTHRHPGSIGCSSYPGRVPKGRRMAGHMGAERVTTKNLKVFSIDEENNLILVKGSVPGAKDGLVMLRKADK; encoded by the coding sequence AGGCAAGGCGGTACCTGTAACGGTTATCGAAGCAGGTCCTTGCTCAGTCGTTGAAATCCGGACACCTGAAAAGAACGGCTACAGCGCAGTGCAGCTCGGTTTCGGCGAAGTGAAAGATTCAAAGGTTTCAAAACCTGCGAAAGGAAGCTTCGAGAAACAGAACGTAGCACCCAAGCGCTGGCTGAGGGAGTTCCGTGTTGACAACAGCGCGGACTACCAGGTGGGACAGGAAATCACCGTTTCTCTGTTCCAAAATGGCGAAGTTGTTGACGCCACTGGCGTCAGCAAAGGAAAAGGATATCAGGGCGTAATGAAACGCCACGGCTTCGGCGGAATTCCGCAGAGCCACGGGCAGTCGGTCACGCACCGCCACCCTGGTTCCATAGGTTGCAGCAGCTACCCGGGACGTGTTCCCAAAGGCCGCAGAATGGCAGGACACATGGGAGCTGAACGCGTCACGACAAAGAACCTCAAGGTTTTCTCAATTGATGAAGAAAACAACCTTATCCTTGTTAAAGGATCGGTTCCTGGCGCAAAAGACGGACTTGTAATGCTCCGTAAAGCAGACAAGTAA